From a single Leptidea sinapis chromosome 1, ilLepSina1.1, whole genome shotgun sequence genomic region:
- the LOC126966982 gene encoding uncharacterized protein LOC126966982: protein MDLSVDEFIDGLLYQKDATEQPSDTQKPEDITMRIPEWYDEKLYNKGRHFYWNNCFQFTSSMLVGLVAVFSVPSILRVLIGTRRSNSVFTSYRRYLSTTLYAVSWLEHELKPGTVSWRSLMSVRSRHIKASVASKMKGQGIISQRDLALTQFGFFGFAMLKPDKFGIRQLEPGDWEAYNHFWRTIGYAIGLEDKYNICRKNFEETRAVCKIILDRVFTPCLDVVPEYFEHMSRSMLDAMRCVNPTIDVEALLYWTKYLAGVPGYIYSEGERAELQDALKAKLKGKSYDVGVDTAELLPSKPAIEVSPRTPRLIYLQDYETIESIPEYQRLDLNGRYKLTFNYILASLYTSFIFRWIFNLNFYLAVFLMKYLPYLAFFKFGITASYVNIFKEDPVDDTVPKPNSEYTKPRQKQPLYKQMLSIVW from the exons ATGGATTTATCAG tgGACGAGTTCATTGACGGTCTTTTGTACCAGAAAGATGCGACAGAACAACCTTCAGACACCCAGAAACCCGAGGATATCACCATGAGGATACCAGAGTGGTACGATGAGAAACTGTACAATAA AGGGCGTCACTTCTACTGGAACAACTGTTTCCAGTTCACCTCTTCCATGCTGGTGGGTCTGGTGGCCGTGTTTTCCGTGCCTTCCATCCTCCGGGTGCTGATAGGCACACGCCGGTCTAACTCGGTCTTCACCTCATACAGACGCTACCTCTCCACTACGCTGTATGCAGTCTCCTGGTTGGAACACGAACTGAAACCTGGAACTGT ATCGTGGAGGTCCTTAATGAGTGTTCGTAGTCGCCATATAAAGGCGAGTGTTGCATCAAAGATGAAGGGCCAAGGAATAATCTCTCAGAGAGACTTGGCTCTCACACAGTTCGGCTTCTTCGGGTTCGCCATGCTGAAGCCAGACAAGTTCGGAATAAGACAGTTGGAACCTGGAGACTGGGAAGCTTATAATCACTTCTGGAGAACAATAGGATACGCTATAGGTTTGGAAGACAA ATACAACATTTGCCGAAAGAACTTCGAGGAGACCAGGGCTGTGTGTAAGATTATACTCGATCGAGTATTTACGCCGTGTCTCGACGTGGTCCCGGAGTATTTCGAGCATATGTCCCGCAGTATGCTGGATGCTATGCGGTGCGTGAACCCCACCATCGATGTGGAGGCACTCCTATACTGGACTAAGTACCTCGCAGGAGTGCCCGGCTATATCTATTCGGAGGGCGAGCGAGCTGAATTGCAAGATGCCCTTAAAGCCAAGCTAAAGGGAAAGTCTTATGATGTTG GCGTAGACACAGCGGAGCTGCTGCCATCAAAACCAGCCATCGAAGTATCTCCGCGTACACCGCGACTGATCTATCTCCAGGACTACGAAACCATAGAATCGATACCTGAGTACCAGAGACTTGACCTGAACGGCCGATATAAGCTGACATTCAATTACATACTTGCATCTTTGTACACTTCGTTCATCTTCCGGTGGATCTTCAACTTAAACTTTTACCTGGCTGTgtttttgatgaaatatttaCCATACCTAGCATTCTTTAAGTTTGGGATCACCGCATCGTATGTCAATATTTTTAAGGAGGATCCTGTTGATGACACTGTACCGAAGCCTAACTCCGAGTATACGAAGCCTAGGCAAAAGCAACCGCTGTATAAACAAATGTTATCTATTGTTTGGTAA